Part of the Limihaloglobus sulfuriphilus genome is shown below.
GTAGTTGAATCAGGCGGTTTTTCCGGTACGGGCATAACACCCGGCAGGCAAGGAAATTAAACATGACACAGTTACTTGACAAAAAACAGATAGACCAGGCCATCAGCCGGCTTGCTGATATGATAATCGAAAGCAGCGGCGATGAAGTTGTCATTCTGGGCATAAGAGACCGGGGCGAAATACTAAGTGAGCGGCTCTCAAAGATAATCACTTCCAGGGCCGGCAAAACCGCTCTCAGCGGAGCACTTGATATAACTCTATACAGAGACGACATTACCGAGCCTTCCGGGGCAATGCGGGCGGTTCAGCCCTCGTACATACCGTGCCCGCTCAACGACAAAGAAATAATACTGGCAGACGATGTTCTGCATACGGGGCGTTCTTGCAGAGCGGCACTCGACGCGATAGTGGCATACGGGCGGCCCAGACTGATCAAGCTGGCGGTGCTCATAGACCGCGGCGGACGCGAATACCCGATCCAGGCAGATTATACCGGTGTCAAATTAGAGGTACGCGATGATCAGAAAGTCAGGGTTACACTCGAAGAATACGGAGACATCGACCAGGCGGTTTTAGAATAGTTTCAATGGGGGCAAAACGAATAAACAAACCTTACGGCAAGAGTGAGTTAGTTACGGGATTTTATGAGGAAAAATCATATGGAGTCTGAATCAAAAAGCGATTTTGTCTGGACAAGAAAGCACCTTATCGGCCTCAAGGACCTCAGCCGCAGGGAGCTTGAACATATCTTCAGCACGGCGGACGCGTTTCGGCCGGTCGGCGGCAACAGAGTAATGAAATTCCCTACGCTGCGGGGCAGACTCGTTGTAAACATGTTCTTCGAGGACAGCACACGCACAAGAAACAGCTTTGCCCTGGCGGCAAAACGCTTAAGTGCTGATACACTTGACTTTACAAAAAAAGCCAGTGCGGTGAGCAAGGGCGAGACACTTGTCGATACCGCGAGAAATATTGTCTCGATGGGCGTTGATATGATCGTGATTCGCCACAACGCCGGCGGGGCTCCGCTGCTGCTTTCCAGAGCGGTGGACGTGCCGATAATAAACGCAGGCGACGGTTTCAACGAGCATCCCACACAGGCACTGCTCGATACATACACAATCCGCGCCCACCGCGGCAGCCTCGACGGGCTAAAGATCGCCATTGTCGGAGATATAGCACACTCAAGAGTTGCCCGCAGCGACATTTACGCCATGACAAAGCTCGGCGCGGAGGTTACGCTTGTCGGCCCGCCGACACTGATGCCGCCAAAAGTATCACAGCTGCCGGTAAAGGTCAGCACAAGCCTTGATGATGTCATAGAAGAGGTGGACGTTATAAACATGCTGAGGATACAGTTTGAACGCATGGGCAGCAACCCATTCCCCTCGGTGCGTGAGTATTCGAGGTTTTTCGCACTGACCGTTGACCGGCTGAAAAGAGCAAAACCCGATATACTCGTTATGCACCCGGGCCCGCTCAACCGAGGCGTAGAGATTGAGTCCGAAGTCGCCGACAGCCCAAACAGTGTCATACTCGAGCAGGTCGCACACGGCATCACAACAAGAATGGCAGTCATGCTCCTGGTAAGCCAGGCCGCGGCAATGGAGAAAAATTAGATACTCTTTTGAAAATAATTAAGAGTGAGCAGCCAGGAATTAGGGGTTTACTGAATAATCTATAACTTTTTCATTCGCAGGTAGGTATTTTATGTCTGTACTGCTATGCTCGAACAAAGATGCCGGACACCCTTGTTTCATCTTTTCAGAGCCGCAACAGTAATGGAGCGGTTACGCAAAAACACTGTATAACAACAAAACACCAGAATAACCTCCGGCACATATTCAAGAGGCGATTAAAAGGATAAGTTCAATGTTAAATATTTATAATTTTTTGTATTAGTGTTTTTACTGTAAAAAAGAGTTTGGGTCTTCCCTGTCGGTATCGCGAATTGAATAAGTATAACCCTGTTCGCATAAAAATAACTGCCTTTTAAGAGCAAAGTCCTGTTCTATGGTATCGGCGCTTACTAAAGTGAAAAAATGAGCACGGTTAAGCCCCTGTTTGGGTCTTAAGATTCTGCCGAGTCTTTGGGCTTCTTCCTGTCTTGAGCCGAAAGTCCCAGATATTTGTATAGCCACTGACGCATCAGGTAAATCCACCGCGAAATTAGCAATCTTTGAAACTGCAAGGATATGAATCTTGCCCTCTTTAAAATCTGCGAATAGCTTATCACGTTTGTCCTGACTGGTACTGCCTGTCAAAACAGGAATGTCTAAGTTTTTTGCAATAGACTTGATCTGGTCAAGATACATTGCGATTATCAGGATTTTTTCTTGCTTATATCGCGATATGATATTTTTTACTATTTGCTCTTTAAGCGGATTTTCGGAAGCTATACGGAATTTTCTTTTAGAGTCAGCAACTGCGTAAGGCATGCGAATATCCTGTGGTAGAGGTATCCGTATCTCGGTACAGTCGGCTTTGGCTATCCAGCCCTGCTTCTCAAGAGTTTTCCAGGGGGCATCAGCTTTCTTAGGCCCTATTAATGCGAAGACATCATTTTCGCGGCCATCTTCACGAACTAATGTTGCGGTAAGACCCAACCTGCGACGAGCCTGCAGAAATGCCGTAAACTGAAAAACAGGTGCCGGTAAAAGATGAACTTCATCATAAATAATAAGCCCCCAATTACGCTGGTCAAAAAGTGACATATGCTCAAAATTACTGTCTTTTGTTTTGCGGTATGTCATAATCTGGTACGTTGCCAGAGTAATAGGTCGTATCTGTTTCATCTTACCGCTATATTCACCGATTTGTTCTTCGGTAAGGGTGGTTTTGTCAAGCAGTTCGTTTTTCCACTGCCGTACAGCAGTAACACTGGTTGTAAGAATCAGTGTTGATGATTGCAATCTGGCCATACAAGCTATGCCGACAATGGTCTTGCCGGCACCACATGGCAATACTATAACACCTGAACCGCCACTATTGGAACCGTTGGCATGGAAAGCTCTTACCGAATCATTTTGGTAACTTCGCAGTAGAAAAGCTTCACCGGCAACCGTAGTGTTGCGAAATTCCATACATAGTTCTTCCCCTTTGGTATAACCAGCTAAATCTTCTGCTGGGAAACCGATCTTAACCAACGCCTGCTTCAGCTTACCACGGGATATAGACTCAATTCGAAAAGTCAATGGAGATAATCGCTCAGCAAGAAGTGGTAACACAAGATTATTGTGGGATATCTCCTCAGCCAGCGGCTCTGCGTTAGCTGACAAGATCAGTGTCTCTGAGTCTCTGCGCATAAGTTTGAGTCTGCCATAGCGGGATGCAAAATCCTGGATCTTGACTAATACATGTTCAGGAATCGGATATTTGGAAAATTTATGCAGTGAACCTATAATCTGGTCTGTTTTTACGCCGGCTGCGCAAGCGTTCCAGATTGAAAGCGGTGTTATACGATAAGTATGAATATGCTCAGGAGATTTGACCAATTCAGCAAATCGCGCAAGCTCATCTCTGGCCTGCGCATACCTTGGGCTCTCCACTTCCGCAAGTACCGTGTGATCACCCTGAACTATTAACGGATTCTCCAGATTTACTTTACTCATTGAGGCAGTACATATCCCATTTTCTTCAGGGCACTGCGAAACGCCCGTTCTTTTTTCTTTGGAACAACCAGCCGGAAACTGCCGGCTGGATAGCAGCACTTGCCCGCATGGCTATCGTGTGCGATAAGTGCAGCGGTAGTTTTATCGTTTACTTCAATCAAGATAGCATCTTGAATACCGCAAAATGCAGATAGTTTCTTTTCTATATCACGGAGAAAAATATGTACAGTTTCTGGAATTTCACCATCGGTCTTATTCTTTAAGAAAAGTTTCAAATTTTCTATCGAACCGCCGGATTCAATATGTTTTAAGATACGGTTTTTATCAAGTTTCCAGACAAACTCACTCTTGGGTTTTGCGAATAACTCGAGCGTACATAAGTCTGCTGCCGGAATTTCACAGTCCTGCACTGATGCAAGTTCGTGATTGCTCAAAACCTTAAACAACTTCCGCTGTTGTATTTTAGGTGCCTCATATTTATCGCAAATTCCAAGGCAATATGCACCCAGAGAATTGAGCTTCACATACAATAGACCATCATATCTCCCGCAAAAGCTTAGGTCATCTACACCCCAGCAATTGCCCATTTCCGGCCATAGGTGGTGCGGCCAGGTGTATGCCACGTCAACCAATCCAAGAGTTGCCAATGACTCAAAAAGAAAAACTCGCAAAAACTGGCGCTCTAATCCTTCACCAATACCATTGTATCCCAGACTGCCATAATTTTTATCGCAAAAATAAAGATTCCACGGGTCACTATGACAGAGATCAAACATCTTACCTGATGCCATTGCAAAACGACACGCATCATTAAAGCCGATCCACTTATTAACAGGCCAATGTTCCATTGAGTTGCAGAAAACCACTTTTCGATCCGAAACACGGGTCATCTCGCGTTTGCCTTTGCCTGTCTGACCTCGGATATTATTGATCCTGTTCATCTCATCAAATGAATCATTCCGCAGGTACCGTAAAAAACCTGTTTTCAGATCACTTGGGGTAATGCCACTAAGCAGTTTTTTACCCGTACGGGTAAAATCTAGTTTATTGCCATTGACCTTACACCATCCGCACTGTTGAAGAATAACACCCCAGGCGTGTGCACGTACCGCCCCTGCTGATTCATCCCATCGGCGAGCAATTTTTTCAGGGATATCCAGCTCAAAGTCAGGCAACACTAATGCTGTTGATATCTGACGCACAGATGAATCTGTAGGACGTTTGCTTTTGGCTGCAACCTTGATCTTTCCTGCCTGAACCATGCTTAACATTTGCCGCAATTCTGTAAAGACCACACTTTCGCCCTCAAAAATGTGGATTGGTCGTTCGGCAGCATCATATTTGTAAGTCTTCTCGATTGTATCAGCCGTTTTTATTGTTACCTTTTCAGGCTTAGGAAGAAGCTGCCTTAGCGATTCAACAATATCAGGCAGAACACAAATATGCCGACCATCCTCACTATTAAAAACAAGCAAGTTGAAAGGTGAGATGTCTTTGGATGGCCATGAATAATTCCGTTGCGGGCAAGGGTATCCGTATTTACCCTTGAAGGTCTTTTTCTGTACTTTGCCCTGACCATACGCAGCCTCTGCCAAAAGTGTCTTTTGCTTATCAGTACACAGGTCAAGTATTTTAGGCAGATCATTTTCAAATAATCTTTGAAACTCATTTATCAGGTCTGCTTTGCGGGTGATATTTCTCGACAAATTTAGTTTTCTTGCAATTAACTTAAGATCCTCGCTTCGCAGCTGTTCAAGAACCGCCTTTGTCTGAATTTTAACCATATTACATCTCTAAAAACTTATCCTATATGCTTAGCTGATTGCCATTTTCCGTTAATTGCGAAGTAAAACTCACAAAATACAAAACGAGAAACAGGGTAGTATAAAATAACGCTTGTACTTGTCAAGCCCACATAAGACAAAATGAAAACTTAGTAAACACTGCCCGTAAATTCTTATCTTTTAACTGTCTAACCTGCTGCCAATAGGGGCTTTGTAGTGCCTACAGAAAAACTCCGGTTCTTTATTTACAAGGACTTACGTCAATTTACCGCCGAAGTCGAGACAACACAGCAAACTTACTCATAGGGCGCGTGATTTCGCGATTTACGACAATTTTTTCCTGTTTATTTAATTTTTCAAT
Proteins encoded:
- the pyrR gene encoding bifunctional pyr operon transcriptional regulator/uracil phosphoribosyltransferase PyrR: MTQLLDKKQIDQAISRLADMIIESSGDEVVILGIRDRGEILSERLSKIITSRAGKTALSGALDITLYRDDITEPSGAMRAVQPSYIPCPLNDKEIILADDVLHTGRSCRAALDAIVAYGRPRLIKLAVLIDRGGREYPIQADYTGVKLEVRDDQKVRVTLEEYGDIDQAVLE
- a CDS encoding aspartate carbamoyltransferase catalytic subunit is translated as MESESKSDFVWTRKHLIGLKDLSRRELEHIFSTADAFRPVGGNRVMKFPTLRGRLVVNMFFEDSTRTRNSFALAAKRLSADTLDFTKKASAVSKGETLVDTARNIVSMGVDMIVIRHNAGGAPLLLSRAVDVPIINAGDGFNEHPTQALLDTYTIRAHRGSLDGLKIAIVGDIAHSRVARSDIYAMTKLGAEVTLVGPPTLMPPKVSQLPVKVSTSLDDVIEEVDVINMLRIQFERMGSNPFPSVREYSRFFALTVDRLKRAKPDILVMHPGPLNRGVEIESEVADSPNSVILEQVAHGITTRMAVMLLVSQAAAMEKN
- a CDS encoding DNA repair helicase XPB, whose protein sequence is MSKVNLENPLIVQGDHTVLAEVESPRYAQARDELARFAELVKSPEHIHTYRITPLSIWNACAAGVKTDQIIGSLHKFSKYPIPEHVLVKIQDFASRYGRLKLMRRDSETLILSANAEPLAEEISHNNLVLPLLAERLSPLTFRIESISRGKLKQALVKIGFPAEDLAGYTKGEELCMEFRNTTVAGEAFLLRSYQNDSVRAFHANGSNSGGSGVIVLPCGAGKTIVGIACMARLQSSTLILTTSVTAVRQWKNELLDKTTLTEEQIGEYSGKMKQIRPITLATYQIMTYRKTKDSNFEHMSLFDQRNWGLIIYDEVHLLPAPVFQFTAFLQARRRLGLTATLVREDGRENDVFALIGPKKADAPWKTLEKQGWIAKADCTEIRIPLPQDIRMPYAVADSKRKFRIASENPLKEQIVKNIISRYKQEKILIIAMYLDQIKSIAKNLDIPVLTGSTSQDKRDKLFADFKEGKIHILAVSKIANFAVDLPDASVAIQISGTFGSRQEEAQRLGRILRPKQGLNRAHFFTLVSADTIEQDFALKRQLFLCEQGYTYSIRDTDREDPNSFLQ